In Ornithorhynchus anatinus isolate Pmale09 unplaced genomic scaffold, mOrnAna1.pri.v4 scaffold_82_arrow_ctg1, whole genome shotgun sequence, one genomic interval encodes:
- the LOC114808986 gene encoding dynein light chain roadblock-type 2-like has translation MVIRADGIPLKTSLNYTTTVQYGRHLHHLIELAGYAVKEFNPQDALTLLRIRTEKYEILVIPAKEYLLAVLQDPYE, from the exons GCATTCCACTTAAAACGAGCCTAAATTACACTACAACAGTTCAATATGGAAggcatcttcatcaccttatagAACTAGCAGGATACGCTGTGAAAGAATTTAATCCTCAAGATGCCCTAACTCTTCTGAGGATTAGAACAGAGAAATATGAAATCTTGGTGATCCCAG CTAAGGAATATCTTCTTGCCGTTCTTCAGGATCCATATGAATAG